Proteins encoded together in one Triticum dicoccoides isolate Atlit2015 ecotype Zavitan chromosome 7B, WEW_v2.0, whole genome shotgun sequence window:
- the LOC119342003 gene encoding uncharacterized protein LOC119342003: MPPSETKRRDWAGLGDGLAGMIADRVLAYDVADYLRFRAVCGPWRRCCADPRAHGGLDRRFHPRRWLMLREPRERIDAPNRRRFLNSSTGECIQVHLPELHNQEVLALTAEGLLVVLDWPRSTKVQLLNPLTRHVTQLPPLTALVSHQGNDCLLFTAAFDTHFPAWGSGVLSDDSTVALSFNRLNILGMAKPGDDHWTVLEFRNPLQTASSMVAGRFYCVTIDGVMVLEDQPPRLELAARLPMPVSPTSDTVHLMDNAGELTLVHRRFSRHHDNNNMAKRRYDVYRLDPGAGTLCRVNSFGGDGHALFIGMYCSLSVPTKIFPSGSIRGDTVYLSFDIPERNKTEGYHLADRSAISSDILNSRSALQPHNLVDCLSLCTTGRIWCHFEKHLVSRCR, encoded by the coding sequence ATGCCTCCCTCTGAAACTAAGCGGAGGGACTGGGCTGGTCTCGGGGACGGGCTGGCGGGGATGATCGCCGACCGCGTCCTCGCCTACGACGTCGCCGACTACCTCCGCTTCCGCGCCGTGTGCGGCCCGTGGCGGCGGTGCTGCGCGGACCCGCGCGCGCACGGCGGCCTCGACCGCCGGTTCCATCCCCGGCGGTGGCTCATGCTCCGGGAACCTCGGGAGCGGATCGACGCCCCCAACCGCCGCCGCTTCCTCAACTCCTCCACCGGCGAGTGCATCCAGGTCCACCTCCCGGAGCTCCACAACCAGGAGGTGCTCGCCCTCACCGCCGAGGGCCTGCTCGTCGTGCTCGACTGGCCGCGGAGCACCAAGGTCCAGCTGCTCAACCCGCTGACGCGCCATGTCACCCAGCTCCCGCCGCTCACCGCGCTGGTGTCCCATCAGGGGAACGACTGCCTCCTTTTCACCGCCGCTTTCGACACCCACTTCCCGGCCTGGGGCTCCGGCGTTCTCAGCGATGATTCCACGGTGGCGCTCTCCTTCAACAGGCTCAACATTCTCGGCATGGCAAAGCCCGGCGATGACCACTGGACGGTGTTAGAGTTCCGCAATCCGCTGCAGACGGCTTCCTCAATGGTCGCGGGACGGTTCTACTGTGTCACCATTGACGGCGTCATGGTgctggaggatcagccgccgcgctTGGAGCTGGCTGCCAGGCTGCCTATGCCGGTTTCCCCGACGTCAGATACCGTGCACCTGATGGACAACGCCGGAGAGTTGACGCTGGTGCACCGCAGGTTCTCGCGACACCATGACAACAATAACATGGCCAAGAGGAGGTACGACGTGTATCGACTGGATCCGGGCGCCGGGACTTTGTGCCGGGTCAACAGCTTTGGCGGCGACGGACATGCCTTGTTCATCGGCATGTATTGCTCTCTCTCGGTGCCTACCAAGATCTTCCCTTCTGGCTCCATTAGAGGAGACACCGTCTACCTCAGCTTCGACATTCCAGAGAGGAACAAAACTGAGGGCTACCATCTTGCAGACAGAAGCGCCATTAGCAGCGATATCCTCAACTCCCGCTCGGCGCTGCAGCCGCATAATCTTGTCGACTGTCTCTCCTTGTGCACTACTGGTCGGATCTGGTGTCACTTCGAAAAACATCTTGTCAGTCGTTGTAGATGA